In Panicum virgatum strain AP13 chromosome 5K, P.virgatum_v5, whole genome shotgun sequence, the genomic window TTTAGTGCAAATTGATTTGCACATGATCACATTGTATCAGATGACTTTCTTTTAATTTTGGAAAGAAAAGTTTGTTCGTCCAATGTATCAATGAAAAATCAAGATTGAGATTTTAGGCCTagggaaaacaaaaaaaatgaatggcCTTCCTCAAAAGTGGAAAGACTAAgggaaattttttattttgatgtTGCACAGTGCACACTGTGGGATACTAATGCTTAGGTGTGAAAATACTGTATGCCCTAATTTTGGTACATGGAGTATGAACTAGGGTTACCTCTGGGCTCTTAATTTTTATTGGACCACCTTTAGCCACTACATTGCAATGGAACTTGAAGCCGTGAATTCAGTTGAACAAAACAATGACTAGTTCTTACTTCTTAGCTATGCAGAATTTCTTTTATCAGAGAATTTTACACATCTTAAGCACCGGACGTTTTCTACCTAGGTTACAGGTCAGCTTGTCATACCTGgtttctgatgctgatggtgCCATGAGTTCAGTTGCTTGCTGATTAGGTCCAATGATATCTTCCTCAACCTTGTTGTCTAGCCAGTTCCTTTAGTTGCTGACCTGAGCCAAACTTACAAGCTAATCTCAAAAATTTCTTTTATGTTCGAATTATTAGTTTTAGCAAGCATTTCAGTTCACTACTCTAGAATTTACTGGCATTCCATCAACCTTTACCATCCAGGTTCTGTTCTGATGATGCTAAGGAAGTAGTCCACTATCAGACAGTGTCACCAAAGGGTTTAGCTAAGTCTGTTCTTGAGGAAGGTGGCTGGTCAAACTTGATGGTAAGTATCTCCATTGGTGAAACTTAAGCTCTGATGCGACTTCTTTTAATTTGTCAACTCTTGCATTGAAACAAAGTTTAATTAGTTCCCTGATGTCTTCATTTCGTTTTTAGTGTTCAAAGGAGGATGCTCAGAAGAATGTTGATGTCGCCATTGTTTTTCTTGGCTCAAAGGTACTTATTCGATACTCATGTATTTTCTTTTACCGCCTTTAAATTATCTGCTTGTGCAaatatatattaattaaataatcTTTTAAACTAAATCATTGCTTGTACATAAATTTCGAAAATTGAAAGTTGATAtaaatagttttttttaattCCATGAAGCCATGAAACTAGCAAATTATCCAATCTATATGGTGAAGTTATTACTAAGACAGCCATTGCTTCCAGTTTTCACTGACCATTGACCTGTTCCTTTTTCCTTAGCTACAATCGTCAGACATATCTAAAGATAAGCAAATTGATCCAGCTTTGGCAGATACATTGAAGGTAATTGTAGGCACTCATTGTTTTTCTCTATTGGTTATTGTTTAACTCAAGCATCGAATTTTCGATGGCTTATAAGTTATAATCGCTATGCTTCTTTCAGCTCTCCTTCACAAGTTCAGAGTTTTCCATGGCATTCCCCTATGTTTCCACATCAGATGATGAGAAATTGGAGAATTCATTGTTGTCCGGCTTTGCTGAGAACTGTAACAGTTGTTTGGAAAGAAATCGTGTCACCTACACAGACACATGTACTGTAACTGGTCAGTTTCTGAAGAAACATCACAGCATGTATTCTATTCGTGTaagtttttatatattttttttggttcTTCTATGCTATATTTGTTCCGTACATTGACAGCAATCAACCTGTACATTACAGGACTTAGTGACGTCACGGATGGGAAACAACCCAAGTGGGCAGACCGATCTGGTTGTCTTCTGCAGTGGTGGTTTTGAGGATTTAGACCCTGCAAAATCAGAAGGTTAGGATATTACTACTAGCATTGCTCGTTTACTTTTAACTGTACAGCTGAAAGCTAATTTAGTACTACGTCACTGCAGGAGAGTTGCTTTCTGAGCTGGTCACCATGCTGAAGAAGTCTGGAGCTAAATATACCATTCTTTATGCTTCTCAACCATCTGGTTTACTAGAGAACCCTTCCAACCTGCCACAAGGCAGGTATCTTGCAGAGAAGACCAATACTACTAAAGCTGGACGGGCCAAATGTGATGGAGAGTGCCTAGTCAAATCAACTCTTCTCGAAGGAACTTTTGTTGTAAGTAACTTGTATTCTGTTACTGGTTAACTCTATTCTTAAATGTGCGCGCTCCTGTAAAATGATTGTTTGTATATTAGTATACCTTGTATCCTTTCATCATTTTCTCACACTGGTCTACTATGTGCAGGGAATTGTGCTTCTTATCATCTTGATATCAGGACTCATGTGTATGATGGGAATTGATACTCCCTCGAGGTTTGAAGCTCCCCAGGAATCTTGATTGCACTTTAACGCAGGATATGGGGGCTTAACTTGGCAAGGCACAAGGAGTATGAATGACCAACGTTTGTTGGTCTGCACCGTGGATATTGTTAGTTTCCTGTTCCAAAGTGCCTTGTGTATTGTACTGAGCCAACTGTTATTTACAATGTGCTCAATTTTGGGTGTAATATTCTATGTAGATCTAGCTGAGTTATTGCAAACAAATACATGTGTGAGGCTTGTGTTGTACCAAACATACCATTGCCTCCAGTGTTCTCTGTGAATAACCTGAAATTCAGGTAACCAATAAGATGGTACTGCGCATCAAAtaaaattgaatcttgttaTTTATTTGGATAAAAAGTTACTGTGCTTAAGCATGTGTCACGTCTATCTATTTACTTGGTACTTGCACCTTGTGCCTCAAATGAAACTGAATTGTGTCTGTTTGTGATGTCAACATCTATGGTGAGACTGCAATGCATTTGAGTGACAAACCTTCGCCCATTTTAGTGATTTTCATGCTCAGTGAAGTTTCTTTTTGTTATTGATGAGGCAGGGATGTGCTGAGACATTTGGGTGGTGGGCATGTTGATATGTTTTGTTTGCCATAGAATTTTCAGGCCAATAACTTATGTCGGTTGATGCGAAAGTTGCATCTGCTCGCCTTGCCATCCAATG contains:
- the LOC120707500 gene encoding uncharacterized protein LOC120707500, encoding MAAALAVLVVLLVAAQAASAAPVVAPAFLWAPKNYGFCSDDAKEVVHYQTVSPKGLAKSVLEEGGWSNLMCSKEDAQKNVDVAIVFLGSKLQSSDISKDKQIDPALADTLKLSFTSSEFSMAFPYVSTSDDEKLENSLLSGFAENCNSCLERNRVTYTDTCTVTGQFLKKHHSMYSIRDLVTSRMGNNPSGQTDLVVFCSGGFEDLDPAKSEGELLSELVTMLKKSGAKYTILYASQPSGLLENPSNLPQGRYLAEKTNTTKAGRAKCDGECLVKSTLLEGTFVGIVLLIILISGLMCMMGIDTPSRFEAPQES